A region of Streptomyces sp. TG1A-60 DNA encodes the following proteins:
- a CDS encoding L-rhamnose mutarotase, with protein sequence MQRVCFLLKVRQDRIDEYRERHAAVWPEMLEVLSATGWHNYSLFLRDDGLLVGYLETEDFQAALAGMEAAEVNARWQKEMAPFFESLDGARPDEAMKPLTEVFHLA encoded by the coding sequence ATGCAGCGCGTCTGCTTTCTGCTCAAGGTCCGGCAGGACCGGATCGACGAGTACCGCGAACGGCACGCCGCCGTGTGGCCGGAGATGCTCGAAGTGCTCTCGGCCACCGGCTGGCACAACTACTCCCTCTTCCTGCGCGACGACGGCCTGCTCGTCGGCTACCTGGAGACCGAGGACTTCCAGGCCGCGCTCGCCGGCATGGAGGCCGCGGAGGTCAACGCCCGCTGGCAGAAGGAGATGGCGCCGTTCTTCGAGTCCCTCGACGGCGCCCGGCCGGACGAGGCCATGAAGCCCCTGACCGAGGTGTTCCACCTCGCCTGA
- a CDS encoding LacI family DNA-binding transcriptional regulator, giving the protein MAQSVGIKDVARVAGVSVGTVSNVINRPDTVASETRARVLSAIDRLGYVRSESARQLRAGRSRIMGLLVLDMGNPFFVDVARGAERAARDAGLGVMVCNSAQSAGEESEYLSLFAEQRVRGVLLTPADATGRNIKAFRRHGIPFVLVDRVAEGTTECSVSVDDVAGGALAVRHLVDAGHRTIAYVSGPAGLNQVRDRRTGALKALREAGLDADALRELPTERLDVAAGRDAGARLLGLADRPTAVFCANDLLALGVLQAMYAAGVSVPDDLAIVGYDDIEFAAAAAVPLTSVRQPAVTMGALAAELLLEETEAETAPVPHEHRRVVLQPELVVRRSSLSAR; this is encoded by the coding sequence ATGGCCCAGTCGGTGGGTATCAAGGACGTCGCCCGCGTCGCCGGCGTCTCCGTGGGTACGGTCTCGAACGTGATCAACCGCCCGGACACGGTGGCGTCCGAGACCCGTGCCCGCGTGCTGTCCGCGATAGACCGCCTCGGCTACGTCCGCAGTGAGTCGGCGCGCCAGCTGCGGGCCGGGCGGAGCCGCATCATGGGCCTGCTCGTGCTCGACATGGGCAACCCCTTCTTCGTCGACGTCGCGCGCGGTGCCGAGCGGGCCGCACGCGACGCCGGGCTCGGCGTGATGGTCTGCAACAGCGCGCAGAGCGCGGGCGAGGAGTCCGAGTACCTGTCGCTCTTCGCCGAACAGCGGGTACGCGGCGTGCTGCTCACCCCCGCCGACGCGACGGGACGCAACATCAAGGCGTTCCGCCGCCACGGCATCCCTTTCGTCCTCGTCGACCGGGTCGCCGAGGGCACCACCGAGTGCTCCGTGTCCGTCGACGACGTCGCGGGCGGCGCGCTCGCCGTACGTCATCTGGTCGACGCCGGCCACCGCACCATCGCGTACGTCAGCGGACCGGCGGGCCTCAACCAGGTCCGCGACCGCCGTACGGGCGCGCTGAAGGCCCTGCGAGAGGCGGGACTCGACGCCGACGCACTGCGCGAGCTGCCCACCGAGCGTCTCGACGTGGCCGCCGGCCGCGACGCGGGCGCCCGCCTCCTCGGCCTCGCCGACCGCCCGACCGCCGTCTTCTGCGCCAACGACCTGCTCGCCCTCGGAGTGCTCCAGGCCATGTACGCGGCCGGCGTGAGTGTCCCCGACGACCTCGCCATCGTCGGCTACGACGACATCGAGTTCGCCGCCGCGGCGGCCGTCCCGCTCACCTCCGTACGGCAGCCCGCCGTCACCATGGGCGCCCTCGCCGCCGAACTGCTCCTGGAGGAGACCGAGGCCGAGACCGCGCCGGTCCCGCACGAGCACCGCAGGGTCGTCCTCCAGCCGGAGCTGGTGGTGCGACGCTCCAGCCTCTCCGCGCGCTGA
- a CDS encoding alpha/beta fold hydrolase, which produces MSVSYRQPGVVLTDRRFTVPLDHDDPAGERIELYAREVVASDRTDAELPWLVYLQGGPGFGANRFVGREAWLERALREYRVLLLDQRGTGASSPANRQTLPLRGDPRAQADYLAHFRADSIVRDCEAVRPEVTGGAPWAVLGQSFGGFCTVTYLSIAPEGLRTAVITGGLPTLDGHADDVYRAAYPRIERKVAAHYARYPQDVERARRIAGHLLEHEPVLHGGPRLTVEAFQSLGILLGRGDGSHRLHFLLEDAFVHTPQGPALSDAFQEEVRGLLSFAGHPLYALLHEACYGQGGRPTAWSAERVRAEFPQFDAARTLTGDGPVLFTGESVHPWTFDTDPALRPLRDTAEELAARTDWAPLYDPARLAANEVPVAAAIYHDDMYVDTAHSLRTARAVRGLRTWVTDEFEHDGVRAGGPRVLDRLLALTRDED; this is translated from the coding sequence GTGTCCGTCAGCTACCGGCAGCCCGGTGTCGTCCTCACCGACCGTCGTTTCACCGTCCCCCTCGACCACGACGACCCGGCGGGGGAGCGGATCGAGCTCTACGCGCGCGAGGTCGTCGCGAGCGACAGGACGGACGCCGAACTGCCCTGGCTGGTCTATCTGCAGGGCGGCCCCGGCTTCGGCGCGAACCGCTTCGTCGGACGAGAGGCCTGGCTGGAGCGGGCACTGCGTGAGTACCGGGTCCTGCTTCTCGACCAGCGCGGCACGGGCGCCTCCAGCCCCGCCAACCGCCAGACGCTCCCGCTGCGCGGCGACCCCCGCGCACAGGCCGACTACCTCGCCCACTTCCGCGCCGACTCCATCGTCCGCGACTGCGAGGCCGTCCGCCCCGAGGTGACCGGCGGCGCCCCCTGGGCCGTCCTCGGGCAGAGCTTCGGCGGCTTCTGCACGGTCACCTACCTGTCCATCGCACCCGAAGGCCTGCGCACCGCCGTGATCACCGGGGGCCTGCCGACCCTGGACGGCCATGCCGACGACGTCTACCGCGCGGCCTACCCGCGCATCGAACGCAAGGTCGCCGCCCACTACGCCCGCTACCCGCAGGACGTCGAACGGGCCCGCCGCATCGCCGGGCACCTGCTGGAACACGAGCCGGTGCTGCACGGCGGCCCCCGGCTCACCGTCGAGGCCTTCCAGTCCCTCGGCATCCTCCTCGGCCGCGGCGACGGCAGCCATCGCCTGCACTTCCTCCTGGAGGACGCCTTCGTCCACACCCCACAGGGCCCGGCCCTCTCCGACGCCTTCCAGGAAGAGGTGCGGGGCCTGCTGTCGTTCGCCGGACATCCGCTGTACGCCCTCCTCCACGAGGCCTGCTACGGCCAGGGCGGGCGTCCCACCGCCTGGTCCGCCGAGCGAGTGCGCGCCGAGTTCCCGCAGTTCGACGCGGCCAGGACACTCACCGGCGACGGGCCGGTCCTCTTCACCGGCGAGTCCGTCCACCCCTGGACCTTCGACACCGACCCGGCCCTGCGCCCCCTGCGCGACACCGCCGAGGAACTGGCCGCCCGCACCGACTGGGCACCCCTGTACGACCCGGCGCGCCTCGCCGCCAACGAGGTCCCCGTCGCCGCCGCGATCTACCACGACGACATGTACGTCGACACGGCCCACTCCCTGCGGACCGCCCGCGCCGTCCGGGGCCTGCGCACCTGGGTGACGGACGAGTTCGAACACGACGGCGTACGCGCCGGCGGCCCGCGCGTCCTGGACCGGCTGCTGGCGCTGACACGCGACGAGGACTGA
- a CDS encoding BNR repeat-containing protein produces the protein MKRRTLLGAALAGAVVTPALGSATARAADPGPSVTLTGTTTLDNQAVYFVSYDGLVNNNSFQKNAMLTYKGYQYAVWYTADRNAVVGRRKFPSSTWSTVKVGHTLRYNDSHNVISMGVSQVDGRLHLNMDSHSDGFTYVKSVAGLMDNPDGMSWTTSRFGAPRSTLDGLALTSQFTYPQFVSTPDGRLQLSYRVAVSGNGRNALAEYDGTKWTNLGEWTSSTGTYTSEHGSSTARNMYLHGIDYDRNGRLHSFFTWREQNGAVMCDRGGITNHDTGYVYSDDRGRTWRNDAGTVVGTTGGSDRVSVTDAGLVVDPLNPDHSLMNQESQWTDSAGRPHAIISYVPGRFGQCTTNYVTNRTANGRAFHVRKNASGAWQKTEIPVPLNSSQRTKLFLDKYDNAYAIFPFCRIAGASAASGYTDWAMLYDGVGAGLNAFGEVVFDETRIGQDHFLSIMYQVRSSGTTPSALRSLNFSLPA, from the coding sequence ATGAAGAGACGTACGCTGCTCGGCGCCGCCCTCGCCGGTGCCGTGGTGACCCCCGCCCTCGGCTCCGCGACCGCCCGCGCCGCCGACCCCGGCCCTTCGGTCACGCTGACCGGCACCACCACGCTCGACAACCAGGCCGTCTACTTCGTGTCGTACGACGGCCTGGTCAACAACAACTCGTTCCAGAAGAACGCGATGCTGACCTACAAGGGCTACCAGTACGCCGTCTGGTACACCGCCGACCGCAACGCCGTCGTCGGCCGCCGCAAGTTCCCGTCGAGCACGTGGTCCACCGTCAAGGTCGGTCACACCCTCCGGTACAACGACTCCCACAACGTCATCTCCATGGGCGTCTCCCAGGTCGACGGCCGGCTGCACCTGAACATGGACTCCCACAGCGACGGCTTCACCTACGTCAAGTCGGTGGCGGGACTCATGGACAACCCGGACGGGATGAGCTGGACCACGAGCAGGTTCGGCGCTCCCCGGTCCACCCTCGACGGGCTCGCCCTCACGTCGCAGTTCACCTACCCCCAGTTCGTCTCGACGCCCGACGGCAGGCTCCAGCTGAGCTACCGCGTCGCCGTCTCCGGCAACGGCCGCAACGCGCTCGCCGAGTACGACGGCACGAAGTGGACCAACCTCGGCGAGTGGACCAGCTCCACCGGCACGTACACCAGCGAGCACGGCTCCTCGACGGCCCGCAACATGTACCTGCACGGCATCGACTACGACAGGAACGGCCGCCTGCACTCCTTCTTCACCTGGCGCGAGCAGAACGGCGCCGTGATGTGCGACCGCGGCGGCATCACCAACCACGACACCGGTTACGTCTACTCGGACGACCGGGGCCGGACCTGGCGCAACGACGCCGGTACCGTCGTCGGCACGACCGGCGGCTCCGACCGGGTCTCCGTCACCGACGCCGGACTGGTCGTGGACCCGCTCAACCCGGACCACTCCCTGATGAACCAGGAGAGCCAGTGGACCGACTCGGCGGGACGCCCCCACGCCATCATCAGCTACGTCCCCGGCCGTTTCGGGCAGTGCACGACGAACTACGTCACCAACCGCACCGCCAACGGCCGTGCCTTCCACGTCCGCAAGAACGCCTCCGGCGCCTGGCAGAAGACCGAGATACCGGTGCCGCTGAACTCCAGCCAGCGCACCAAGCTGTTCCTCGACAAGTACGACAACGCCTACGCGATCTTCCCCTTCTGCCGGATCGCCGGCGCTTCCGCGGCCTCCGGGTACACCGACTGGGCGATGCTGTACGACGGCGTCGGCGCCGGGCTGAACGCCTTCGGTGAGGTCGTGTTCGACGAGACGCGGATCGGTCAGGACCACTTCCTGTCGATCATGTACCAGGTGAGGTCCAGCGGTACGACGCCCTCGGCGCTCCGCTCCCTGAACTTCAGCCTGCCCGCGTGA